A portion of the Glycine max cultivar Williams 82 chromosome 10, Glycine_max_v4.0, whole genome shotgun sequence genome contains these proteins:
- the LOC100791262 gene encoding uncharacterized protein: protein MHGFSHVDGFVEISNCLAEMIKYAANEPSAGLFFIQHHTQNAVPNVIKLKNNIIDKSHETTLQTEDLEDSVAMVRSMKECGFPIADEMIGDIKKSLVIMTAKHPKGRRLIHQSTSYFQTDRANPAVYSQEGISEMRGNYFSSVFSFSKQKTKTKSLNKWPQLDSMGSVNSNTEKQLMYHSMSLPDASANSTASSQADKPVSSQVEGESRPEPSDIGDKLLSLSENFDDFKASKQAKLEDWLEGTSNHGENCLPGDEKMALRK from the coding sequence ATGCATGGATTCTCCCATGTTGATGGTTTTGTGGAAATAAGCAACTGCTTGGCGGAAATGATTAAATACGCAGCCAATGAACCGTCTGCCGGTCTCTTCTTTATCCAACATCACACTCAAAATGCAGTGCCAAATGTCATCAAACTTAAGAACAACATTATTGACAAGTCTCACGAAACAACTTTGCAGACCGAAGATTTGGAGGATTCCGTCGCAATGGTGAGATCAATGAAAGAGTGTGGATTCCCCATAGCTGATGAGATGATCGGagacataaaaaaatcactGGTAATCATGACAGCCAAGCATCCAAAAGGAAGAAGGCTTATCCATCAGTCAACATCATATTTTCAGACAGACAGAGCTAACCCTGCAGTTTATTCCCAGGAGGGAATAAGTGAAATGAGGGGTAACTATTTTTCAAGTGTTTTTAGCTTTTCTAAACagaagactaaaactaaaagtctcAACAAGTGGCCACAACTTGATTCTATGGGATCGGTAAATTCCAACACCGAGAAGCAACTGATGTACCATAGCATGTCATTGCCAGATGCATCTGCAAATAGTACTGCATCTTCACAAGCTGACAAGCCGGTATCAAGCCAGGTTGAAGGTGAATCTCGACCTGAACCAAGTGATATTGGGGATAAGTTATTGTCACTATCAGAAAATTTTGATGACTTCAAAGCTAGTAAACAAGCTAAGCTGGAGGATTGGCTTGAAGGAACTAGCAACCATGGGGAGAATTGCCTGCCAGGTGATGAGAAAATGGCTCTGAGAAAATGA